The genomic stretch CTGACCAAGCTCCAGATTCCGTACACGTTGACTAAATCGTCAATTTTCTTCTCGTTCATTAATTTATTTAAGTCAGGATTCAGCGCCAGCTGCCTTGTAAATCCCTCAACCTCGTCCATCCGTCTCTCCAAAATTTCCTGGCTTCTCTGCAGCTGCGTCACGCTATTCTCAATCGAGATGGATTCCGTTACCGAGATGGAGGTACGATAGGAAACGAAGCCCGCAATGCTGGGTATAATCAAAATGATTAGATAAGAAATAAGAAATTTGCGAAATATAGTCGAGTATTTTGGCACGGTCAACCCACCTTTCTCTAAATAATAGCGCTTACATTAGATTGATAGCCTATACTTTCCTCTAAAAAAACTTCGCTCATTCATAATACCCTACTCACGCGAAAAGACAACTACTATTCTAAATGAGTAGTTGTCCATTCCGTTTCAATCGCTTAAGATCTGGCTTCCACTTGCCCCTGTACCACATTCAATTGCCGGTCCAGCGTGTACACCTGCCCCGGGGACAGCGTGATCGCTACCGATTGGTCTCCCCGCCTTATAATCGTATTTCCTTCAGAGAATGCTCTTATGGTCGCTTCCACCAATGCCCCATTCTCCCACCGAACATCGACCTCTGCATTGCCTTTGGCACGCAAGCCTTGGAACGAGCCTGTGGGCCAGGTGCTCGGGAGCGCAGGGAGCAGGTTTATTTCTCCTGCGCTGCTCTGCAGAAGCAGGTCGGCAACCGCAGCGGTTCCGCCATAATTGCCATCAATGACAAAGATATTCGTCTCGGCGCCCGCAACGCCGGCCTTGGAGTAAGTCAGCAGGTTATCGAAGCACAGCTCCCCGATTAAGTGGTTAATATGCTTAAGCGCGCGATCTCCCTCGTACAGCCTTGAGAAGCCCGTAGCGAACAGCACCGCCGTAAATTCAATATCCTCCAGCTCGTCGGTTTGCATCCGGCCGAGCAGCGTCTGCTTCACCGCAGCACTTAGTTCCGGCGTCGCCAGCGGTGTAATCTGGCTGCTCGGATACAATGCGTACGTATGCGCCAAATGACGATGCTCTGGCTGCGCCTCCTCATAATCCTCCAGCCATTCCTGCAGTTGGCCGCGCTTGCCGATCATGAGCGGCGGAAGCAGCGCTATCGCGTGCTTCAGCTTCTTCTGAAGCTCCAAATCGGTCTGCAGCAGCTCGGCTGCCTCAAGGCAGAATGTGAACAAATCCCTTACCAGCTGTTGATCCATTGTCGGACCCATTGAGAGCTGCTGAGCACCTTCCTCCTGTTTCCCCGAATAGAAGCTGTTCTCCGGCGAGTTGGACGGGCCCGTGACAAGCCAGCCTAAACTTGGATGCACGATCATATAATCCAGGAAAAACGCTGCCGCCTCCTTCAGTACGGGATATGCCTGCTTCGTCAGAAATGAACGGTCAAGACCATATTCATAATGCTCCTTCAAGTGAGTGGCAATCCACAATCCCCCTGTCACATTAAGCCCCCAGCCCGTTTCCCATCCCGGAGCGGCAAAGCCCCATGCGTTGGAGAACACATGCGCTACCCAGCCTTCGCAGCCGTAGAAGTCCTGCGCTGCCAGCCTGCCCGCCACGGACAAGCGTTCGATGTAATTCATCAACGGAACATGGCATTCTGCCAAATTGGAAATCTCGACCGGATAATAATTCATTTGCGTGTTAATGTCTAGATGGTAATCGCAGCTCCATGCCATCCGATTCGCTTCTCCATCATTCCATAAGCCTTGCAAATGCAGCGGCAGCGGCGAGTCCTCGCGTGTGCCTGCAATCGTTAAATAACGTCCATATTGGAAAAATAAAACGATCAAGCCGGGATCCTCCTGCTGTCCCGACCGCAGCCGCTTGATTCTCTCATTCGTCGGGATGGTGTCGCTATCCGAATCATCCAACTGTATGGATGCCCTGCCGTAGAGTTCACGATAGTCCGCAATATGCTCTTGCTTGAGGATCTCATAACCTTTATCTGCTGCTGCCTTGATCTGACTATCGCCTGCGGTCCTCCAATGGCTATCGACTTGGCCATAATCCGTATTCACGGTAAAATAAATGACTGCCTCATCCGCATGGGATACCTCAATTCCGTCAGCCGTGCTTTGCACACTGCCGCCCTTGGCGACGATCATAATTCTGCCCTCGCAAAATACGCCGCAAGTTCCGTCACTATGAATATCCTCCGTCGCCTGTCCTTGAAAAACAACCGTATCGCCGTCCAATGCTGCGGATGTGAACGAGTTCGTTCGTCCCGTCACGCTTAGCGCAAACGAAACGGAGCCCGCTTCGCTGCCGCTGATACGCGATACAACGACGCCTTCCGCATGCGTAGCGAACGTTTCACGCCTCATTTGTCCACCAGCTGTCTGATAGGATACCTGGGCGAGCGCCTCCTCTAAACTCAGCTCGCGCACGAGCTGCTCACCCGGCTGATCAAAGCGCAGAATGACGTCGCATACGGAGAGATTTGTACCGAAGTTGCCCTTTTTGGGCTGCAGAGCTAGCTTGGCAAGCCTGTCACCCTCGTTGAAATCCCCTTGAAAAAACGACTCCCGCATCCGTTCCAAATCCGCTTTGCCGCCGCCAATTCCCTGAATACGCTCTGTTTTCCCTGACCAATACGTAATTTCCGTCATGCTCCATGTTTCTTGCTCAATTCCCCCATGAATAACAGCGCCAATTCTGCCATTCCCGATCGGCAGCCCTTGCTTCCAGCTCTCCGCAGGACCCGAATACCAAAGCCTTGAACGATTCATGCCGTGTCCATCCCCCAACTATTAGATTGTGTATGCCTCGCTGACAAGTCGATTCGTCAGGCTGCCCAGCTTCTCAATTTCGATTGTGACGATATCTCCGTCTTTCAAATAAACCTGCTTCTCTTCCGGATAACCAAGCACAACGCCCTCAGGGGTGCCTGTCAAAATAATATCGCCTGGCTCAAGCGTCATATGCTGCGAAATATAGCTGACCACCTCATTGCATGCAAAAATCATATCGGAGGTATTCGAATGCTGGCGCACCTCTCCGTTCACGATACATTTAATTTCCAGCTCATTCGGGTTGCCAACCTCGTCCGCCGTAACCAAATAAGGGCCAAGCGGGCTGAAATCGTCGCAGCTTTTGCCAAGCAGCCACTGCTGGGTCCTCATCTGAAGATCACGCGCCGACAAATCATTTACATTGCAATAGCCGAATACATGGCTTAGTGCAGCTTCCTTGCTTACATACTTGGCCTTTTGCCCCATTACGATAACAAGCTCGGCCTCGTAATCCACTTGTGAGGTGACCCTCTCTGGCAGCGAAATCTCTTTCCCATGACCTGTCAGCGTGTTGTTGAATTTATTGAACAAGATGGGATATTGCGGGATGGGCGCGTTCGTCTCAACCGCATGCTTCCTATAATTCAAGCCTACGCAAATGATTTTGTTGGGCCTCGTCACGCATGGCCCGAACTGTACGGTCGCTTCATCCAGAAGCGCAGCCTCTGAGAGCTCCGCCGATCCCAGCACCTGATCCACGTACGCCGCCAAGTCGTCGAGGCTCTTCTTTCCGCCTTCGATTAAAGCCATCACGTCTACAGGCACATCCGCGTTAGGCAGACGCTCCAGCGCCGATTCTATATCGATAATGCCTTCATTAACCTTGACTCCTAGTTTGAATTGACCGCCTTGTTCTATCGTTACAAGCTTCATCTATTCCTACCATCCCTTCATTTGTTCTGTTAAGCATCCTTGCCGAACACAACGCCTCCATCGATATATAACGGCGAGCCCATCATAAAAGAGGATTCATCGGAAGCAAGGAACAGTACCGCGTTCGCCACGTCCACTGGTCTGCCCAGCTCGCCACTCAGCTGCCTTGTCTTAATGGCTGCAATCGCAAGCTCCGGGTCCTCGTAAGAGCTGTGCAAATATTGTTCTACGAACGGCGTCATGATCGTTCCCGGCAGCACCGCATTGACTCTAATATTATATTTGGCATAGTCGACCTGCATGGATTTCGTTAAGGCGAGCACCGCGCCCTTGGTAGCAGAATAGGAGGCTCTGCGCGCAAGGCCAATCTCGGCGATGCACGAAGACATATTGATAATGTTTCCGACTTTCCTCTCCATCATATAAGGGATTACATGCTTCGACGGCAGGAATACGCCGCGCAGATTAACCTGAATGACCCGGTCCCACGCTTCCGGCTCAATCTCGTGAATGGCCCCAACACCGCTAATACCGGCATTATTGAACAAAATATCAATACGGCCGTACGCCTGAATTGCCGCCTCGACCATTAAGCGAACGGATTCCGAATCGGTTACGTCTGCATGCAGGAACAGCGCGCTTCCGCCCTCCGCTTGGATGCTTTGCTCCGTCTCCCGCCCTTTGGCCGCATCAATGTCGTTTATAATGACAGTCGCGCCTTCTCTGGCGAACAGCTCGCCCGTTGTTTTCCCAATGCCTGATCCGCCCCCGGTAATAAGAGCGATTTTACCCTGAAGTCTCATCAGCAAGCTCCTCTCTGCCTATGGCTAGCGAATGCGGTATTCTTCAAAATAGCGAGGAATAATTTCAGTGGATGCTCCCGGCAGCTCCGGCAGCACGTAATGCCCGTTCTTAACCGTTGCCGGCTCAACGAAAATCGACCTGATCCACGGAATGTACTCCAGCATGATCGCGCCTTGTGTAGCAGCTACCAAATGCTGATGAATTTGTCCCATATCGCCGACATGCGGACAAATTGGAATGTCATACGAAGCAGCCAGTCCCGCCACCTGAAGCCATTCGGTTATGCCCGCAACCCGCGTAACGTCAACCTGGCAATATTCGATGGCGCCTTGATGGATATAATCTCGGAACGCATATTTCGAATACACATGCTCGCCAAGTGCAATCGGAACATTCAGCGCATCGGCCAGCTTCTTATGGCCCATAATATCGTCCGGGTTCAGCGGCTCCTCCAGCCAAAAAAGGTCAAACTCCTCCAGCTTCTTGCCCCAGGTCATCGCCGTATTGATATTCCACTGCTGGTTGACGTCGATCATAAAGATCGTTTTGTCGCCGATGGCTTTGCGGACCGCCTTCACCCGGTCATAATCCTCATGCGGATCGGACTTGCCTACCTTGATTTTCACGCCGGTAAAGCCTTGCTCAACAATGTCCGTGACATCCTTCAGCAAGCGCTCCTTCGACCAGTTAAGCCAGCCGCCGTTCGTGTTATAAGCTTTGATGCCCTTCGATTTATGGCCGCCGAGATACTGCCATAGCGGTTTATTTGAAGCCTTCGCCATAATGTCCCACAGCGCGATATCAACTGCGGCAAGCGCCATATGCGTAATGCCGGCCCGTCCAATCCAATGCATTTTTCCATAACGCAGCGTATCCCATATTTCCTTAACCATAAATGGGTCCTTGCCGATCAGCTCAGGGGCATAATAACGGTCAATCGTATCGACAATCATATCGTCGCCATGCGCGCAGGTTCCGGTATAGCCATAGCCGACATACCCCTCATCCGTAAAAATACGAACGCCCGACAGTCCCCAATGCGTCGCAACGTTAATGGCATCGGTTATCGGCGGATCAATTGGCACATGCAGCACAAACGTTTCTACTTTTGTAATTTTCATCGTTAGCTCTCCCTATGATTTGGTTTAGTAGCCGAGCGATGCGCCGCCTTCGACAGGCAAGGCGATGCCGGTAATGAATGAAGCCTGCTTCGATGCCAAGTACAATACCGCCTGCCCCACTTCCTCCGAGGTCGCCGGACGCCCAAGCGGATGCATAGCTTTTAAGGCCTGCAGCGTGGCTGCGGGGTCCTCTTGCTGCTGCGTCCACGACTCCAGCAGCGGCGTGCTTACGCCTGCCGGACATACGCAGTTGACCCGTATGCCCTCCGCGGCATAGTCCAGCGCCAGCGCCTTGGTCATGGCAATGACCGCTCCTTTGGAGGCGGAATAGACCGGATTGTGGCGCTGGCCGACCAGCCCGTTGAGCGAAGCCATATTCACGATAGCACCGCTCGTTTGGCGAAGCAGCGGCAAAGCGTGCTTGATCATGAGATATACGCCCTTCACGTTAACGGCGAGCAAGCGGTCGAAGACTTGCTCTTCTATTTCCTCCAGCGGCTTCGGATGAATCACCGCGGCATTATTAAACAGCACGTCGAGACGGCCGAAGGCTCGCTGCGTTTGCTCCATAAGCGAAACGACCGCCTTCTCCTGCGAAACATCCGTTTGAAATGCGGCAGCAGTTGGAAGCCCTTTCACAAGTGGGTAGTGATCATTAATCGCTTGGGCAACCCGCTGACCTTCAGCCTCGTTCCAATCGGCAATGACCACACGCGCGCCTTCTGCTGCGAACAGTCTCGCGCTTACTTCCCCGATGCCCGAGCCGCCGCCCGTTACCACCACTACCTGCTCTTGAAACCGCAAAGGCATTCCTCCTTCTTCACCTGACCCTTAACTCGTTTAATAGCCTGCCAGCATTAAGGATTGATGTTGTTAATTGATCCGTAAAAAACAGCAAAGAAGCTTTCCCTAATAGTTAAGCTATTGTATCATCTATATAGGAACTCGTATTTGCTTAGACATCCATTAAGTTGACGATTCATCCGCTAATTTTAGAAATGAGAAGTAATCAAACATAAATGAGGGATTGCGCTTGAAGAAGCTAAACGAGATTGCGCCTTATGTCGGGGACTCTATGTATTACCTGTATGACGGGAGCTCTAACGAGAAGCTGCGTGTCTGCAGCGTCTATGCCTTTCATCTGTTTACGGACGGCCCGGGGGAGATGGAGATTAACGGAAAACATTATCCGATCGACAACCGCACCCTCATTTTTCTACGCCCAGCGGAGCCTCATGCCTTCCATATTTCTTCTGGTCATCCACTGTCATCGCATAATTTGTATTGTGATTTATGGGAACAACAGCATCCCGTCTCTCTCAATCGAACGTTTATTTATGCTCCCGAGCCTTTCGAGCTGGGTACAGTAGCGGCTTCCCTTGACTGTGATGAGCTGAACAGCCTGCCGAGCGTTTTTTCGCTGCAGCCTTATCCCGAGCTTTACGACTCCTTCGTTATGCTCGCCAAGCTCTACAACGATTCACTGTTTTACCGGGCGGAAATGATGAACAGCCTGCTCTATGCGTGGATTCTTCAGTGGTACAACACGATCCATACGCACCAGCCCACCGATTACCGGATCGTCCGCTTGCTTGCACATTTGAATGCGCAGCCGGAGCAGCGCGAATCCGTGGAGACATGGTGGCGCTTCTGCGGCTTGAAGCGAACCTATTTTCATGCGCTGTTTTTACGCGAGACCGGCTTCACTCCGAAGGCTTACCATCACAAGCTGGTGATGAGACGGGCCTCCAACCTCCTGCTGGAGAGCGAATTGAGCGTAACGGCAATCGCAGAGCGACTCGGCTATACGTCAATCCACCCGTTTACGCGCCATTTCAGCGCCTTCTACGGCGTCAGTCCCAAGCAATACCGCCTGCAGCCGCAATTGAGAAGCTGACCACATAAATTCAATACTAGATTATCGATGCCATCCATGTAATCCAATAGGCCGCCGGAACAAGCAGTAGCTGGGCGAGCAACGTTCCTATTAATCTGGAAATCATCAGCAAACCAAATACTTTATTCAGAGCAGCGACCTCTTTTTCTCCCCGCAGCACCTTATCCGTAACCAAGCCGATTTGCGGATCGATCAGGATCGTCAGCAAAATGGTTGCAATCCCGTTAATTAAACCAGAGGATTGCAGCGCAGCAGTCTGGTTTTCAATAGTAAGGGTGGATGCCAATAGTGCGGCCAATACTCCAATCGTATAAATCGCCGTTACCACGGCGTTAAGGATAACCAGCCTTTTGGGAATACCGCCGATTCTCAGTCGTGACAGCATTGATAATTTCGGAGCACGCAAATGATGACGAGCATTATGCAGCTTTTGAAAGGATACTGAAGACCGAACCATTTGAGGAATCGAGCCCGCCACTTCAAAGTGGGAAATGATTCTAGAAGATAGGAAAACAGCTGACGGGAAGAGTAACAAGGCTGCTAGAGTTCCAAGCGTCGAGGCGCCAATAATAATTCGCAGCTGATCTAGCACATTATAATCGGCATGGCTCTTAGCATAATCGATAATTTTCCCTGTGAGCGGAGCCTGAACCATATTGGCCGTTCTAGAAACCAGAAGAATAATTCCGGATAAAGATAAAGCAACCGCCAGCTTCCCCAGACGAACACCCGCTGAACGAAGCGCGTAGGTAAGTGTCTCTGAAAGATGAATAACGAACGTAAACAACGCAACAAGCAACACTTGGTTCAGCAACTGCTCCCACCTCATTCGCTCTTGTAAAAGCAACTATTATTACAGATAATACCATAAGCTCCGTAGTTTTCGATACCTCAATGGTTCTATGTACGAATACAAAAATAAAAACCTTGAAATAAAATTCAAGGTTCATGTAGAACGATTTAATATATTGTCGGAACCATTCCACCATCCATGCGGATGGGAGAACCTTTAAATGCGGAGGCGTAAGGACTACATACAAATGCAGCTAGTCTGCCTATTTCAATAGGCTTGATGAATCGCTGTATTTCAGATTGAGGCAGGTTTGTCGTCATAAACTGCTTCTCTTTTTCTGAAAAGGTCATATCTTCAATAGGGTATATGCCTTCAATGATTTGATGTACATTTTCAGAGAGTGTGGGTCCTGGCAAGATCGTATTGACTGTAACTTCTGTCCCTATTGTTAATTTAGAGAGGCTTTTTGACAATGATAATAGCATCGATTTTGTCATACAATACTGGGGCATTTGTCCTGAAGGCATAATTGCTTCTTCGCTCGCAATAAAGATAATACGGCCATAGTCATTTTTCAACATTTTAGGTAAATAGAATTTAGATAACCCATTTGCAGCAAGAACATTAGTACGGAAGTACTTTTCCCATATTTCATCGTCAACGTCCTCATATTTCATAATTTCATAGATTCCCATATTGTTAACTAAAATATCAATATGGGGGTACTTTTCGAATAAAGCTTCTCTTTGCCCAATATCCACAATATCGGCTGTTGCATTTTTAGGAGAGGTATCCGGAAAATTGGACTTTATTTCATTTACAGTTCGTTCTACCTCTTCCTCATTTCGTCCATTAATAAGTACATGTACACCTTCTTTGGCAAGTTCAATGGCTATTGCTTTACCTATACCTTTCGTTGATCCAGTAACTAAAGCTGTTTTATTATATAATCCCATATCCATAATATAGTTCTCCTATTCATTAACTTATCAAGTATGTTCTCCGGATAGTGATTATATTACCTTGTCTGGATTGTTCGGTAACTAGCCTACTGCGCCAAAATTCTTGTTCAACACGCCAAATCATAAAACTCAGCAGTTTGTACCTGCATGCTCAGTACGCCAATTTGATGGAGTATCACCTTCCCAAAGACGGAAGGCACGGTAAAACGAGTTCTGATCTTCATATCCGATCAAGAAAGCCACTTCTTTAATATCGATCGTAGGGTCTGCCAAGTACTCTCGTGCCTGCTCATGTCGAGCTTGTGTCAACAGATGCTTGAAGCTCGTGTTTTCGTCAGTAAGCCGGCGCTGCAAGGTCCGATCGCTCATACTGAGCTCCATCGCGACAGCATGAATGTCGAGACGCCCTCCTGATAGGCTGCGTTTCAAAATCCATTTGACCATCTCGGCAGTTGAGCGGCTGCGCTGCTGGTCATCCAACGATCGGTTCAGTGCAGGAGTTAGGATCTCCAGCAGTTCTTCGTTATACGAGACAAAGGGCCGGTCCAGATCTCTTCGATCAAGCGTCAACCGATTATATTTTCCGCCAATCCGGATGGGGCAGCCGAAGTAAGCTTCAAGTACCTGTACGTCGCCCATTGCGTGCGAAAATTCGACCGATCGCGCCGTCAAAGGTTGACCTGTACCTCGGCGCCCAAGCTCCAGAAGACATGCCAGCGTGATACCAATCAGCATCGGCGGACCGGGTTCCTCGATATGGAGCCATTCCAGTTCGATTGTACAAAGCTCACCAGCCTCAGTGATACGCAAGACTTCAGGGGGGCATAGCTGTTTGTACCGAGCCATTCGGTTGAGGGCATCACGGTAGTCGCGAGCGTGGTAAGTCGCTAAGACGGTCGGCGGGTACTTCGCGGTTTCAAAGACGGTAGCAAGCTTGATGATTCCTTTAGCAGTCTCGCCAATGAGATCGGAATAAGCCTGCCAGATCGCGAAGTATTGGGCCGATGTGACTATTGGTTCTGAACTTATGGTGAGCGGCAAACGAGCTTTCCGAGCTAGGTCGTATGCGTCAATCCCTAGTTGATGTAATCCTGCCCAAAATCCTGGCGGGATTTTAATACAGTCAGAGGTTTGAGACTTCATGCATATGGTCCTCCTTTAGCTGCATATATGTTCATTCGTATTGGTTTTATGCTGCTTTCATTTTTTTATATAGCTCATCAATTCGGCGACTCCTTGATATTGCAGGAATAGCTGATCATTCAGTTTTTTCAGAGCTAGCTGAAAGGATCTTTCTATGGAAGCCATCGTTTGCGACTCTAAGTCATCAAGCAACTGTTTCATGCTCTCTATGAAGTAGACCGTTTTTCTTAAGGAACTGATCACAATAATTTTTCTTAATTCATGCGATGTGAACACTCTGTACCCATTTTCTTCATTTCTCCTCGAACGTATCAGCCCTTCTTTTTCCCAATGTCTTATGGCGGAGGGATTGACACCGGCAATGGCTGAAACCTCACCGATCGTCATTGCATCACTTACCTTCATATTTCTAAATCCAGAGAAGTCGGTTTGTTTGATCATTGTCAGTACTTCTTCCACTCGCTGTTTTTCCATTTGAATGTTATGTTGTTGAGCATTGATTAGCCAGAGGGATTCTACTATCTGCCCATGCTTTATTTTTCTCATCGCCTCGTAGACGACAGGAATATCATGTCCTTTCAACATTGCTCGAATGGTAACAAAAGCTTGCAGATGAGTAGAAGTATAGCATCTGCGGTTGCTGCCTGTTCTTGGTACTTCCGGTATCAAGCCTTGTTCTTCATA from Paenibacillus sp. FSL H8-0548 encodes the following:
- a CDS encoding glycoside hydrolase family 95 protein, whose translation is MNRSRLWYSGPAESWKQGLPIGNGRIGAVIHGGIEQETWSMTEITYWSGKTERIQGIGGGKADLERMRESFFQGDFNEGDRLAKLALQPKKGNFGTNLSVCDVILRFDQPGEQLVRELSLEEALAQVSYQTAGGQMRRETFATHAEGVVVSRISGSEAGSVSFALSVTGRTNSFTSAALDGDTVVFQGQATEDIHSDGTCGVFCEGRIMIVAKGGSVQSTADGIEVSHADEAVIYFTVNTDYGQVDSHWRTAGDSQIKAAADKGYEILKQEHIADYRELYGRASIQLDDSDSDTIPTNERIKRLRSGQQEDPGLIVLFFQYGRYLTIAGTREDSPLPLHLQGLWNDGEANRMAWSCDYHLDINTQMNYYPVEISNLAECHVPLMNYIERLSVAGRLAAQDFYGCEGWVAHVFSNAWGFAAPGWETGWGLNVTGGLWIATHLKEHYEYGLDRSFLTKQAYPVLKEAAAFFLDYMIVHPSLGWLVTGPSNSPENSFYSGKQEEGAQQLSMGPTMDQQLVRDLFTFCLEAAELLQTDLELQKKLKHAIALLPPLMIGKRGQLQEWLEDYEEAQPEHRHLAHTYALYPSSQITPLATPELSAAVKQTLLGRMQTDELEDIEFTAVLFATGFSRLYEGDRALKHINHLIGELCFDNLLTYSKAGVAGAETNIFVIDGNYGGTAAVADLLLQSSAGEINLLPALPSTWPTGSFQGLRAKGNAEVDVRWENGALVEATIRAFSEGNTIIRRGDQSVAITLSPGQVYTLDRQLNVVQGQVEARS
- a CDS encoding fumarylacetoacetate hydrolase family protein, with product MKLVTIEQGGQFKLGVKVNEGIIDIESALERLPNADVPVDVMALIEGGKKSLDDLAAYVDQVLGSAELSEAALLDEATVQFGPCVTRPNKIICVGLNYRKHAVETNAPIPQYPILFNKFNNTLTGHGKEISLPERVTSQVDYEAELVIVMGQKAKYVSKEAALSHVFGYCNVNDLSARDLQMRTQQWLLGKSCDDFSPLGPYLVTADEVGNPNELEIKCIVNGEVRQHSNTSDMIFACNEVVSYISQHMTLEPGDIILTGTPEGVVLGYPEEKQVYLKDGDIVTIEIEKLGSLTNRLVSEAYTI
- a CDS encoding SDR family NAD(P)-dependent oxidoreductase, which codes for MRLQGKIALITGGGSGIGKTTGELFAREGATVIINDIDAAKGRETEQSIQAEGGSALFLHADVTDSESVRLMVEAAIQAYGRIDILFNNAGISGVGAIHEIEPEAWDRVIQVNLRGVFLPSKHVIPYMMERKVGNIINMSSCIAEIGLARRASYSATKGAVLALTKSMQVDYAKYNIRVNAVLPGTIMTPFVEQYLHSSYEDPELAIAAIKTRQLSGELGRPVDVANAVLFLASDESSFMMGSPLYIDGGVVFGKDA
- a CDS encoding mandelate racemase/muconate lactonizing enzyme family protein, whose translation is MKITKVETFVLHVPIDPPITDAINVATHWGLSGVRIFTDEGYVGYGYTGTCAHGDDMIVDTIDRYYAPELIGKDPFMVKEIWDTLRYGKMHWIGRAGITHMALAAVDIALWDIMAKASNKPLWQYLGGHKSKGIKAYNTNGGWLNWSKERLLKDVTDIVEQGFTGVKIKVGKSDPHEDYDRVKAVRKAIGDKTIFMIDVNQQWNINTAMTWGKKLEEFDLFWLEEPLNPDDIMGHKKLADALNVPIALGEHVYSKYAFRDYIHQGAIEYCQVDVTRVAGITEWLQVAGLAASYDIPICPHVGDMGQIHQHLVAATQGAIMLEYIPWIRSIFVEPATVKNGHYVLPELPGASTEIIPRYFEEYRIR
- a CDS encoding SDR family oxidoreductase; the protein is MRFQEQVVVVTGGGSGIGEVSARLFAAEGARVVIADWNEAEGQRVAQAINDHYPLVKGLPTAAAFQTDVSQEKAVVSLMEQTQRAFGRLDVLFNNAAVIHPKPLEEIEEQVFDRLLAVNVKGVYLMIKHALPLLRQTSGAIVNMASLNGLVGQRHNPVYSASKGAVIAMTKALALDYAAEGIRVNCVCPAGVSTPLLESWTQQQEDPAATLQALKAMHPLGRPATSEEVGQAVLYLASKQASFITGIALPVEGGASLGY
- a CDS encoding AraC family transcriptional regulator; translation: MKKLNEIAPYVGDSMYYLYDGSSNEKLRVCSVYAFHLFTDGPGEMEINGKHYPIDNRTLIFLRPAEPHAFHISSGHPLSSHNLYCDLWEQQHPVSLNRTFIYAPEPFELGTVAASLDCDELNSLPSVFSLQPYPELYDSFVMLAKLYNDSLFYRAEMMNSLLYAWILQWYNTIHTHQPTDYRIVRLLAHLNAQPEQRESVETWWRFCGLKRTYFHALFLRETGFTPKAYHHKLVMRRASNLLLESELSVTAIAERLGYTSIHPFTRHFSAFYGVSPKQYRLQPQLRS
- a CDS encoding lipid II flippase Amj family protein, whose translation is MLNQVLLVALFTFVIHLSETLTYALRSAGVRLGKLAVALSLSGIILLVSRTANMVQAPLTGKIIDYAKSHADYNVLDQLRIIIGASTLGTLAALLLFPSAVFLSSRIISHFEVAGSIPQMVRSSVSFQKLHNARHHLRAPKLSMLSRLRIGGIPKRLVILNAVVTAIYTIGVLAALLASTLTIENQTAALQSSGLINGIATILLTILIDPQIGLVTDKVLRGEKEVAALNKVFGLLMISRLIGTLLAQLLLVPAAYWITWMASII
- a CDS encoding SDR family oxidoreductase; its protein translation is MDMGLYNKTALVTGSTKGIGKAIAIELAKEGVHVLINGRNEEEVERTVNEIKSNFPDTSPKNATADIVDIGQREALFEKYPHIDILVNNMGIYEIMKYEDVDDEIWEKYFRTNVLAANGLSKFYLPKMLKNDYGRIIFIASEEAIMPSGQMPQYCMTKSMLLSLSKSLSKLTIGTEVTVNTILPGPTLSENVHQIIEGIYPIEDMTFSEKEKQFMTTNLPQSEIQRFIKPIEIGRLAAFVCSPYASAFKGSPIRMDGGMVPTIY
- a CDS encoding AraC family transcriptional regulator produces the protein MKSQTSDCIKIPPGFWAGLHQLGIDAYDLARKARLPLTISSEPIVTSAQYFAIWQAYSDLIGETAKGIIKLATVFETAKYPPTVLATYHARDYRDALNRMARYKQLCPPEVLRITEAGELCTIELEWLHIEEPGPPMLIGITLACLLELGRRGTGQPLTARSVEFSHAMGDVQVLEAYFGCPIRIGGKYNRLTLDRRDLDRPFVSYNEELLEILTPALNRSLDDQQRSRSTAEMVKWILKRSLSGGRLDIHAVAMELSMSDRTLQRRLTDENTSFKHLLTQARHEQAREYLADPTIDIKEVAFLIGYEDQNSFYRAFRLWEGDTPSNWRTEHAGTNC
- a CDS encoding MerR family transcriptional regulator, with the protein product MEVAYTPKLIAKKLNVSTTTLRRYEEQGLIPEVPRTGSNRRCYTSTHLQAFVTIRAMLKGHDIPVVYEAMRKIKHGQIVESLWLINAQQHNIQMEKQRVEEVLTMIKQTDFSGFRNMKVSDAMTIGEVSAIAGVNPSAIRHWEKEGLIRSRRNEENGYRVFTSHELRKIIVISSLRKTVYFIESMKQLLDDLESQTMASIERSFQLALKKLNDQLFLQYQGVAELMSYIKK